The following DNA comes from Candidatus Binatia bacterium.
CGCCGTTCGCCGTGAGCCACATGGCGGTGGTCTCGACCGAGGTGCCTTTCATCAACTTCGCCCGGCGCGTCGCGCATGCGATCTGGGCCACCAAGCCCGGCCTCTTCACCTATTATATCGTCGTCGTGGATGCGGACGTGGACCCGACCAACACCGACGAGGTGCTGCACGCCATCGCGACGAAGTGCCATCCGGTGAACGGCATCCATCCGGTCAACCACATTCCCGGCTTTCCCGTTCTGCTGCCGTTTTTGCCGCCGAAAGAGCGCCTCATCGGCGACGCGGCGGGTGTGATCTTAGATTGCACCTGGCCGAAGGATTGGCCGGCGGAGTCGATACCGGTCAAGGCGAGCTTTGAAAATCTTTGGCCGGAGGAAATCCGCGCGAAAGTCCTGAAGAAGTGGCAAGCGTACGGTTTCGAGACGCCGGAAGCTTCGCTCCCGAAAGCGCAAAAATCTCAAGCCCGCAAGTAACGCTTCATTCCCCGTTGTTTAGATAAAGCGCGACAGCTTGAATGCAAAGACCGCGGGCGGGTCGTCCTGAACGGCGACGCGCTTGAGCGCCAGCGGGTTTGCTCCCGGTGGATTGATTCCCTCGATCGTCGTGCACGCCGCCTGATAGCCGGCTGCGCTCAGAAGATCCTGGATTTCCGGGCTGAAATGTTCGAAGCCGCCGAACGGATAAGCGAAGAGCTTGACCGGGCGCTTGAGCTCCGCTTCCAGGACGGCTTTGGACTCCGCGATCTCGCGTCGTGCATCATCGCGGCTCAACGCCGGCAGCGCGGGATGGCTCAACGTGTGACTGCCTATGCTCACGCCGCCCTCCGCCATTTCCCGCAGTTGCTCCCACGTAAGCATCGGCAGTTCTTCGAACGGGTCATCACCAAGCGCGAGGCCCAATTTTTCCGCGATCCCGCCGAGCAGCCGCTCGCGCTCCCGCGGAGCGACGCGGCTGAGGGCCGCCTCGATCGCATAGAGCGCCCTGCGCCGCCGCCGTTTGGTCCTCAAACTGAAAACGATTCGGTCGCTCCCCGGCAATTCCCCGGGAGAAAATTCCAGCCGGGATGCCGGGGAATTCTTGATCCAGAAAAGCAGCTTGTAATTCCACAGCGACGTCCTCTTCGTGAGCGGCTCGGTGGCGACGAATACGGTCGCCGGGCAGCCGTGCTTTTTCAGCAGGGGAAACGCCGCCTCGTAGTTGTCGCGAAAGCCGTCGTCGAAGGTGAGAGCGGCGGCATTTTCCGGCAGCGGCTCGCCGCGCTGCATCATCTCGACGGCGCGCTCCAGAGACAAAATCTCGAAATGGCGGGTTGCGTAATCCAATTGGCGGGAAAAATGGCTTGCGGAAACGCGCAGCCCGCGGTGGAGCAAATCGTTGGCGCCGACGCTATGGTACACGAGGATGAGGAGCCCGCGATGCTTGGCAGGACGAAGACGGTTCAGCGCGTGCAAAACGCCGGTGGAGTAGCCCGCCCGGAGCGCCAGCCGCCGCGCCGCAAGCGACAGCCTCTGGAGTTCCGCCGGATCGATGAGATTTCTCCGGTCCCGCGGCCTCATGTCGCGGGCCTCCGGTAGAGCGCCTCGGTTTGCTCCAACATCGCGGCCTGGGAAAAATGGCTCTCGACCCGCCGCCTGCCGGCGCGTCCCATCGCTTGTCTTTTCTCCGGGTCGCCGAGCAGCTCCGCGAGCGCCGCGGCGAGGGCGGTGAAATCGCCGGCAGGGAAGAGAAAGCCCGTGACGCCGTCAACGAGCATGCCGGGAATTCCTCCGACGTTCGCTCCGACGGCCGGCTTGCCGCAGGCCATGGCCTCGAGGAGAGAAAACGGTTGAGCGTCCTGTCGAGAAGGCATCGCCAACACATCGAAGGCATGCATCAATCGCCGCGCGTCCCTTCGATAGCCGGCGAAAACCACGATGTCGGAGACTTTCAGCTCCTCCGCGAGTTTCTTGAGCGCCGCTTCCTCCGGTCCAGCGCCGATCAAGGCGACTCTCAGTTGCGGCGCTCCGGCGCGGATCAGCGCCGCCGCGCGGATCAAGAGATCGGCTCCCTTCATCGCGTGCAGGCGCCCGACCATCCCGACCACGGCGCTCCCCTCCGGCACTCCCAGCGCCGCCGTGGCGTCGCGCCGTTCGCTGTCGGAACCTTGAAACTCCGCCGCGTCGATGCCGTTCGGGATGACGATGATTTTTTCCCGCGCGCCGGTTTTTTTTCGCGCCAGGTCGTCTCTAACTTCATCCGAGATCGCGATGATGCGGCTCAAGCGGCGGAGCGCCCGGTCCTCGAAGAATCGCTGCAGTCGGGAGCGCTGGAGGAGCGTATTATGGACGGTGAGAACGCGGCGCGGAATGCCCGCCGCGCAAGCGGCGGCGATGGGCGCATAGGCGAGTCCCAACCGTCCGGCGTGCAGGTGAAGCACGTCGAGCCGCGCCGGCGCGAGCGCGCCCAGCGCGCGAAAAATCTCGGGAACATTTTTCGCCAGCGGCCGCGCCACTCCGCGCCAATCTTTGCCGGCGAGTCGGATCAGCCGCGGTTCCAGCCCGCGCGCGCTCAACTCCGCGCGGAAGGGGTGCGCTGCTTCCGCCGCGTCGCAGAAGACGGTGATGTGATGGCTGCTGCGAAAATGGTCGATCAAGGCGAGGACGTGCCTTTCCACTCCGCCCATGGCGACGGGAAGACAAAAGTAATAACCGATGCGCAGCGGCGTCACGAGATCTCTCGACCTGCCTATTCGCCGGCCGCGCGCCCCCGGGCCGCGCGCTCGGTCAGAAATAATCCGCAGACGAACCAGGGCTCGACCAGATAGCGCTTCCATAGATGGGCGGGCCGGCTGGCCAGACGAAACAACCATTCCAATCCCAGCGGGCCGAGCCAGCGCGGCGGCGTGGGAACCGCTCCGGCGATATAATCCATCAGCGCGCCGACGTTAAAAATGGCGTTGGCGTCCACACGTCCCGCGTTTTCCAGAATCCAATGTTCCTGCCGCGGCATGCCCATCCCGACCAGCAATAAGTTAGGCCGGCAGCGATTGATCCCGGCGACGACGTTGTGGTTTTCCGCGCCGTCCGCGCGCGCGTCGAAATAGCCCCCGGCGGCGTCGAGCAACAGTCCGGGAAATTCCCGCCGCAAGATTTCCGCGCCTCGGGCGGCGATCGCCGGGGCCGAGCCCAGGTAAAAAATCCGCCAGCCGCGCCGCGCGGCCTCGGCCATCAACGGGCGCACCCAATCGAGCGGCGTGAGCCGGTTCCGGCGGCTCAAGCGCAAGCCCAACAGCTTGCCGAAAAGCACGAGGCTCATGCCGTCGATGTGAACGAGATCGGCGCGGGCATAAAAGGAGCGCACCGCGGCGTCGTGGTGATAGAGATAGACGCTGTGCAGGTTGTGATTCGCAATGATCCAGCGGCGATTTTTTTCCACCGCCTCGGCGATGGCGGCTTGCAGTTGGTCCGCGGTAAGAGGGTGGACTCTGACGCCGAGGAATTGAGCGGCTTCGGTCGCGGGTTTCTCCGAAGGACTGCTCATTCGCGGCCGCTCTTCAGCGTTTTGACCCATCCACGGTGTTCGCGCCAGAACCTCGGCAGCATGGTCAGAAGAACCGCTCGCTCATTAATGAGCCGGGCCAGGAACTTGAGATAGAGCGCCGGATCCCGCATGAGCCAGCGGAGGTGCGTCGCCGTTTGTTTGATCGTCGAGCCGAAAACCCAACGGAGCACTACGACCAGCAGGAAATGCGGGCCCCGGTTGCGCCGGTAGAATTCCGGATAGCGGCAGTAGAGCCTGAGCGCTTCCTCCAGCCGGTCCCCCCATTCCTTTCGGTTGAGAAAGGCTCTCGGCCGCGGCGGATGAACCACGATCGCTTCGGGACAAAAGATAACCGGGCCGCGCGCCGACACGGCGACGCCGAGCTCGGTGTCTCCGGAATAGTGCACGACCTCTTCATCGAATCCTCCGACCGCCGTTAAAGCCGAGCGACGATAGGCGACGTTGCAGGTGTGGTAAATCGTGTTGGGACCGTTGACCACG
Coding sequences within:
- a CDS encoding glycosyltransferase family 4 protein: MTPLRIGYYFCLPVAMGGVERHVLALIDHFRSSHHITVFCDAAEAAHPFRAELSARGLEPRLIRLAGKDWRGVARPLAKNVPEIFRALGALAPARLDVLHLHAGRLGLAYAPIAAACAAGIPRRVLTVHNTLLQRSRLQRFFEDRALRRLSRIIAISDEVRDDLARKKTGAREKIIVIPNGIDAAEFQGSDSERRDATAALGVPEGSAVVGMVGRLHAMKGADLLIRAAALIRAGAPQLRVALIGAGPEEAALKKLAEELKVSDIVVFAGYRRDARRLMHAFDVLAMPSRQDAQPFSLLEAMACGKPAVGANVGGIPGMLVDGVTGFLFPAGDFTALAAALAELLGDPEKRQAMGRAGRRRVESHFSQAAMLEQTEALYRRPAT
- a CDS encoding glycosyltransferase, which produces MVSREKPIGQGMNLPFIDIVVPTFNRVAMLDGVVSSLLHQTYPAERYLIIVVDDGSSDGTWTALKELARRHVNVRALNIAHAGSYAARNRGWREGEGEIVAFTDDDCLADRDWLLSIARSLAAHPTALGVQGKTVTLPHLVTPLTHQVVVNGPNTIYHTCNVAYRRSALTAVGGFDEEVVHYSGDTELGVAVSARGPVIFCPEAIVVHPPRPRAFLNRKEWGDRLEEALRLYCRYPEFYRRNRGPHFLLVVVLRWVFGSTIKQTATHLRWLMRDPALYLKFLARLINERAVLLTMLPRFWREHRGWVKTLKSGRE
- a CDS encoding polysaccharide deacetylase family protein yields the protein MRPRDRRNLIDPAELQRLSLAARRLALRAGYSTGVLHALNRLRPAKHRGLLILVYHSVGANDLLHRGLRVSASHFSRQLDYATRHFEILSLERAVEMMQRGEPLPENAAALTFDDGFRDNYEAAFPLLKKHGCPATVFVATEPLTKRTSLWNYKLLFWIKNSPASRLEFSPGELPGSDRIVFSLRTKRRRRRALYAIEAALSRVAPRERERLLGGIAEKLGLALGDDPFEELPMLTWEQLREMAEGGVSIGSHTLSHPALPALSRDDARREIAESKAVLEAELKRPVKLFAYPFGGFEHFSPEIQDLLSAAGYQAACTTIEGINPPGANPLALKRVAVQDDPPAVFAFKLSRFI
- a CDS encoding WecB/TagA/CpsF family glycosyltransferase: MSSPSEKPATEAAQFLGVRVHPLTADQLQAAIAEAVEKNRRWIIANHNLHSVYLYHHDAAVRSFYARADLVHIDGMSLVLFGKLLGLRLSRRNRLTPLDWVRPLMAEAARRGWRIFYLGSAPAIAARGAEILRREFPGLLLDAAGGYFDARADGAENHNVVAGINRCRPNLLLVGMGMPRQEHWILENAGRVDANAIFNVGALMDYIAGAVPTPPRWLGPLGLEWLFRLASRPAHLWKRYLVEPWFVCGLFLTERAARGRAAGE